The following coding sequences are from one Candidatus Nitrohelix vancouverensis window:
- a CDS encoding F0F1 ATP synthase subunit A, whose translation MESPLHHFHLDPIIPIKLGELDLSINKAILAMWAGMAVVYFLFRAGGKSVGAKTPSKLQSVLEISLEFIRGMVDEFIGKEEGKKYFSFIATLFFFILSCNLIGLIPGSYTITSQLVVTGAFSIVIFIMTLVIGFMKHGGHFFSILVPPGVPKIMIPLMVPIEIISMVARPISLSVRLFANMTAGHTVLAVLFGLAMSASLFIGWMPFTFTIIINGLEIAIAFIQAYIFTTLTCVYIGDVIRLH comes from the coding sequence ATGGAAAGTCCTTTACACCATTTTCATCTAGACCCCATCATCCCGATCAAACTGGGAGAGCTGGATCTTTCAATCAACAAAGCGATATTGGCGATGTGGGCCGGAATGGCCGTGGTCTATTTCCTGTTTCGCGCAGGCGGCAAAAGCGTAGGCGCCAAGACCCCCTCAAAACTTCAAAGCGTTCTTGAAATCAGCCTGGAGTTTATAAGAGGCATGGTCGATGAATTCATCGGCAAGGAAGAAGGCAAGAAATACTTCTCGTTCATCGCCACCCTGTTTTTTTTCATCCTGTCCTGCAACCTGATCGGTCTGATTCCCGGTTCCTACACCATCACCAGTCAATTGGTTGTGACAGGAGCCTTTTCCATTGTGATTTTTATCATGACCCTGGTCATTGGCTTCATGAAACATGGCGGGCATTTTTTCAGCATTCTGGTTCCACCGGGCGTTCCCAAAATCATGATTCCCTTGATGGTTCCGATTGAAATTATCAGCATGGTCGCCCGTCCGATTTCATTATCGGTTCGGCTCTTCGCCAATATGACCGCCGGACACACCGTGCTGGCCGTACTCTTTGGTCTTGCCATGTCGGCGTCGCTGTTCATCGGCTGGATGCCATTCACTTTCACCATCATTATCAATGGTCTGGAAATTGCCATCGCATTTATACAAGCATATATTTTTACCACGTTGACCTGCGTTTATATTGGCGACGTGATCCGACTTCATTAA
- the atpE gene encoding ATP synthase F0 subunit C: MGSEAAALIGMGLCAAGFFGAALGIAYIFAKTIETVGRQPNAEARVAKYCWIGFALVEAIALYALVIAFIIMP, from the coding sequence ATGGGTTCAGAAGCAGCAGCGTTGATTGGAATGGGTTTATGTGCAGCGGGTTTTTTCGGCGCCGCCTTGGGGATCGCATATATTTTTGCAAAAACCATTGAGACGGTCGGTCGACAGCCAAATGCGGAAGCGCGTGTTGCAAAATACTGCTGGATCGGTTTCGCTCTGGTAGAAGCTATCGCACTGTACGCCTTGGTCATTGCATTCATCATTATGCCGTAA
- the holB gene encoding DNA polymerase III subunit delta' codes for MGFYGVLGQERPQQIILQALANEKLPHAYLFYGEDSVGKKKIAWELVKALNCEAREEQGACGRCGPCLKIEKNQHPDVHFLEPKKSSPTARMSSIKIEPLRELQQRLSFQSYEGHYKAAIIDGADLMNPQAANSFLKTLEEPPARTIFILIASNPHNLLPTIVSRCQGIRFLPLSPGDVRQIIAQQVEQGNLEIDEGELELRALRSGGRIEAALDEDLLRICERRGEFLNLIQNVSFDHMSKIFEWCKVVAKQTDDLPACLREIAHLLRDLAILKSCGETGAIVNADMRDELLAVAETKSLETLLRMFQSVSKTLFDLKFNFNVQLALESMLIDFCEAA; via the coding sequence ATGGGATTTTACGGTGTACTTGGCCAGGAACGGCCGCAACAAATCATACTTCAGGCTCTGGCGAATGAGAAATTGCCTCACGCTTATTTGTTTTATGGCGAAGACAGCGTGGGCAAGAAGAAAATCGCATGGGAGCTGGTCAAAGCATTGAATTGCGAAGCGCGCGAGGAGCAGGGCGCTTGCGGGCGCTGCGGTCCTTGCCTGAAAATAGAAAAGAACCAGCATCCCGATGTGCATTTTCTCGAACCGAAGAAAAGCAGTCCGACCGCGAGAATGAGTTCCATCAAAATTGAACCGCTTCGGGAACTGCAACAACGTCTTTCTTTTCAGTCTTATGAGGGGCATTATAAGGCGGCGATCATTGACGGGGCGGATTTGATGAATCCGCAGGCGGCGAATTCTTTTCTGAAAACGTTGGAGGAGCCGCCGGCACGAACGATTTTTATTTTGATTGCTTCGAATCCTCATAATTTACTTCCAACGATTGTTTCCCGTTGTCAGGGGATTCGTTTTTTACCGCTGAGTCCGGGCGATGTGCGCCAGATCATCGCGCAGCAGGTCGAGCAGGGCAATCTGGAGATTGACGAGGGCGAATTGGAATTGCGGGCTTTGCGTTCCGGAGGGCGCATCGAAGCGGCTCTGGATGAGGATTTATTGCGAATCTGCGAACGGCGCGGAGAATTCCTGAATTTGATCCAAAACGTTTCGTTCGATCACATGTCGAAGATTTTTGAATGGTGCAAGGTGGTGGCCAAGCAGACGGACGATCTGCCGGCCTGTCTCCGAGAGATCGCGCATTTGCTTCGCGATCTTGCGATTCTCAAATCCTGCGGCGAGACGGGCGCGATCGTGAATGCGGATATGCGCGACGAATTGCTCGCTGTTGCGGAAACTAAATCGCTGGAAACGCTGTTGAGGATGTTTCAGAGCGTTTCAAAAACCCTGTTTGATTTGAAATTTAATTTTAATGTTCAATTGGCGCTGGAATCCATGTTGATTGATTTTTGCGAGGCGGCTTGA
- a CDS encoding sporulation protein, with protein METQAHRSDESKPEPKRFVIGVRPTDGVRSELCDPGELRLRVGDQVIAQTQAGVQIGVIASNKIIDYRKKQPGCKTGKVLRIANANDLQTQRKKEELEYKAKSFCIDKITELKLPMSLSRVVHEPNEKKTIFFFTAEGRVDFRQLIKELASFLRHRIEMRQVGVRDEARAISGTGICGEELCCTRFLKDFNPVTIRMAKDQGLALNPGKISGVCGRLMCCLQYEHEVYRNLSKSMPKIGKKVETPSGPGKVIKNEILNQFVVVRLDDDSVLSFPSDEVHTAKPRPSSDKPA; from the coding sequence ATGGAAACTCAGGCCCATCGGTCTGATGAAAGCAAGCCGGAGCCGAAACGCTTTGTGATTGGCGTACGCCCCACCGACGGGGTGCGTTCTGAATTGTGCGACCCCGGCGAATTGCGCTTGCGGGTGGGAGATCAGGTGATCGCGCAAACTCAGGCCGGCGTTCAGATTGGCGTCATCGCGTCAAACAAGATCATCGACTATCGAAAAAAACAGCCGGGATGCAAGACGGGCAAGGTTCTGCGAATCGCAAACGCCAACGACTTGCAGACGCAGAGGAAAAAAGAGGAATTGGAGTACAAGGCGAAATCATTTTGCATTGATAAAATCACCGAATTGAAATTGCCCATGAGCCTGAGCCGGGTGGTGCATGAGCCGAACGAGAAAAAAACCATTTTTTTCTTCACCGCGGAAGGACGGGTCGATTTTCGTCAACTGATCAAAGAACTCGCCAGTTTCCTGCGACACCGCATTGAGATGCGTCAGGTCGGCGTGCGCGACGAGGCGCGGGCGATCTCGGGAACGGGAATCTGCGGCGAAGAGCTGTGTTGCACGCGATTCCTGAAAGATTTCAATCCGGTGACGATTCGCATGGCAAAGGATCAGGGGCTGGCCCTGAATCCCGGAAAAATTTCCGGCGTGTGCGGTCGGCTGATGTGTTGCCTCCAGTACGAACATGAAGTGTATCGAAACCTCTCCAAGAGCATGCCCAAGATTGGCAAGAAAGTCGAAACGCCTTCGGGGCCGGGCAAGGTGATTAAAAATGAAATTCTGAATCAGTTTGTCGTGGTGCGACTCGACGACGATTCGGTGCTTTCATTTCCGTCGGACGAAGTCCATACTGCCAAACCGCGCCCCTCGTCGGATAAACCCGCTTAA
- the atpH gene encoding ATP synthase F1 subunit delta, whose product MLENAIGKRYADALSDSIREDSKLDSALNHLRSLNQAFTDQPDLTRFFSHPGIPLDRKEEMVRNLCSQMNIGTEILNLALLLTERLKILFLGNIVDHFEKAVDARLNQVRVSATGTYALDADQVNRLTEALNRILGKKIIIETRVDASILGGLIVQIGDQVADASLRNRLSIMKQAIEK is encoded by the coding sequence ATGTTAGAAAACGCCATAGGCAAACGATACGCAGACGCCCTGTCCGACAGCATTAGGGAAGATTCAAAACTGGACAGCGCTTTGAACCATCTGAGGTCGTTGAATCAGGCTTTCACAGATCAACCTGATCTGACGCGGTTCTTCTCCCATCCCGGGATACCGCTGGACCGTAAGGAAGAGATGGTTCGTAACCTTTGCTCTCAAATGAACATCGGAACGGAAATCCTCAATCTGGCTCTCCTGTTGACGGAGCGACTTAAAATTTTGTTCTTGGGGAATATTGTCGATCATTTTGAAAAGGCGGTAGACGCCCGATTGAATCAGGTCCGGGTTTCCGCAACGGGAACCTATGCCCTCGACGCCGATCAGGTCAACCGTTTGACCGAAGCGCTCAACCGCATTCTCGGCAAAAAAATAATTATAGAAACCCGCGTGGACGCATCGATTCTTGGCGGATTGATTGTTCAAATCGGAGATCAGGTTGCTGACGCAAGCCTCCGAAACCGCCTGTCCATCATGAAACAAGCCATCGAAAAATAG
- a CDS encoding F0F1 ATP synthase subunit alpha: MNLRADEISALIQKQIEGFDTSIELKETGRVISVGDGIARIYGLENAMLSELLEFPGGLVGMVLNLEEDNVGAVLLGFDDKIKEGDEVKRTGRIMQVPIGPEMVGRVVNSLGEPIDGRGPIETKQFGPIERLAPGVIDRKSVHEPMQTGIKAIDGMIPIGRGQRELIIGDRQTGKTAVALDTIINQKGQNMFCIYVAVGQKRSTVARVVKTLEEHDAMKYTIVVAATASDPAPLQFIAPYAGCAMGEYFRDNGQHCLIVYDDLSKQAAAYRQMSLLLRRPPGREAYPGDVFYVHSRLLERAAKLDDNLGAGSLTALPIIETQAGDVSAYIPTNVISITDGQIYLETDLFFSGVRPAINVGLSVSRVGGAAQTKGMKQVAGQMRLDLAQYREMAAFAQFGSDLDAATQAQLARGERLVEILKQDQYKPLSATQQIISIFAGVRGLLDKVPVEKIKQFETGFLNFMEEKYMDVISTLEKQKKLDDDLETKLKAAVEEYKGLM, translated from the coding sequence GTGAATTTGCGAGCCGATGAAATAAGCGCCCTGATCCAAAAACAGATCGAGGGATTTGATACAAGTATCGAGCTAAAAGAAACCGGACGGGTCATTTCCGTCGGCGACGGTATCGCCCGAATTTACGGCCTCGAAAACGCCATGCTCAGCGAACTGCTCGAATTTCCGGGCGGACTGGTCGGCATGGTGTTGAACCTCGAAGAGGACAACGTCGGAGCGGTGCTTCTGGGTTTTGACGATAAAATAAAAGAAGGCGACGAAGTCAAACGCACCGGACGCATCATGCAAGTGCCCATCGGCCCCGAAATGGTCGGTCGCGTGGTCAACTCTCTGGGCGAGCCTATCGACGGACGCGGCCCGATTGAAACCAAACAATTCGGCCCCATCGAGAGACTTGCGCCCGGCGTTATTGATCGAAAATCCGTACACGAGCCGATGCAGACCGGCATCAAAGCCATCGACGGCATGATCCCGATCGGACGCGGACAGCGCGAACTCATCATCGGCGACCGTCAGACGGGCAAAACCGCCGTCGCGCTCGATACGATCATCAATCAAAAAGGTCAGAACATGTTCTGTATCTACGTAGCGGTCGGGCAGAAACGCTCGACGGTTGCGCGCGTTGTAAAAACGCTTGAAGAACATGATGCAATGAAATACACCATCGTCGTCGCCGCAACAGCCAGCGATCCGGCGCCTCTGCAGTTCATCGCCCCCTATGCCGGTTGCGCCATGGGCGAATACTTCCGCGACAACGGTCAGCATTGTCTGATCGTTTACGATGATTTGTCAAAACAGGCCGCCGCTTACCGGCAGATGTCCCTGCTCCTTCGACGACCCCCGGGACGCGAAGCGTACCCTGGCGACGTTTTCTATGTGCATTCCCGACTTCTCGAACGAGCCGCAAAGCTGGACGATAATCTCGGCGCCGGTTCATTGACCGCCCTGCCGATCATCGAAACCCAGGCGGGCGACGTATCGGCTTATATTCCGACCAACGTGATCTCCATCACCGACGGGCAGATTTATCTGGAAACCGACCTGTTCTTCTCCGGCGTACGCCCGGCGATCAACGTCGGACTTTCCGTTTCCCGCGTCGGCGGCGCCGCTCAGACCAAAGGCATGAAGCAGGTGGCGGGTCAAATGCGACTGGATCTGGCGCAATACCGCGAAATGGCGGCCTTCGCCCAGTTCGGTAGCGACCTCGACGCGGCGACGCAGGCTCAGTTAGCGCGCGGCGAACGACTGGTCGAGATTCTCAAGCAAGACCAGTACAAACCGCTCTCGGCAACGCAACAGATCATTTCCATTTTCGCAGGCGTTCGCGGTTTGCTCGACAAGGTTCCTGTCGAAAAGATCAAACAATTCGAGACGGGTTTTCTGAACTTCATGGAAGAGAAGTACATGGACGTCATCAGCACGCTGGAAAAGCAGAAAAAACTGGACGACGACCTCGAAACGAAATTGAAAGCCGCTGTTGAAGAATACAAAGGATTGATGTAA
- a CDS encoding F0F1 ATP synthase subunit epsilon — MMSDTLELNIVTPQKLVVSEEVDQVNIPGSEGDLGILYDHAPILTTMRAGTLSYEKGSETISMVVSGGYAEVTENRVIILAETVELLTEIDTERAMAARKAAEERLSRGDLSQEEFEQAQMKLFRAISRLEGAEDKKS, encoded by the coding sequence ATAATGTCCGATACTCTAGAACTCAATATCGTTACGCCGCAGAAACTGGTCGTCTCGGAAGAGGTGGATCAGGTCAATATTCCAGGCTCGGAAGGCGACCTTGGAATTCTTTACGATCACGCTCCCATCCTCACCACCATGCGCGCGGGGACTTTGTCTTATGAAAAAGGCAGTGAAACCATTTCGATGGTTGTCAGCGGCGGTTACGCCGAGGTCACGGAGAACCGGGTCATCATCCTCGCCGAAACGGTGGAGCTTTTGACCGAGATCGATACGGAACGCGCGATGGCCGCGCGTAAAGCGGCGGAAGAACGCTTGAGCCGGGGCGATCTCAGCCAGGAAGAATTCGAACAAGCCCAGATGAAACTGTTCCGGGCCATCTCTCGCCTGGAAGGGGCGGAAGATAAAAAATCTTAA
- a CDS encoding 4Fe-4S ferredoxin, translated as MAVKEKAKKTGQRKRKPKILAVINDACTGCSGSPICITECPVDNCMYEVENPDAPAFNRVYVDALLCIGCKKCITKGPMNTLLEGCPWDAIDMVSLEDFESENGELPY; from the coding sequence ATGGCCGTCAAAGAAAAAGCCAAAAAAACAGGTCAAAGAAAACGAAAACCCAAAATACTCGCCGTTATCAACGACGCATGCACGGGCTGTAGCGGTTCCCCGATCTGCATCACGGAATGCCCCGTCGACAACTGTATGTATGAGGTAGAGAATCCAGACGCTCCGGCATTCAACCGAGTTTACGTCGACGCCCTGCTGTGCATTGGATGTAAAAAATGCATCACCAAGGGACCGATGAATACGCTGTTGGAAGGTTGCCCCTGGGATGCGATCGATATGGTTTCTCTTGAGGATTTCGAATCTGAGAATGGCGAGTTGCCTTACTAG
- a CDS encoding AtpZ/AtpI family protein: MDENNDFRRGLSLALRLGTEMMVSTFVGGSMGYAIDWYFQTRPWFMVFGILLGGAAGIMTVYRIAMMNQNDAAEQDAAQKNKSDSINDDQQEK, from the coding sequence ATGGACGAAAATAACGACTTCCGTCGTGGACTGAGTCTTGCGCTTAGGTTGGGTACGGAAATGATGGTATCGACCTTTGTCGGAGGCTCTATGGGTTACGCCATCGACTGGTACTTTCAAACGCGGCCCTGGTTCATGGTGTTCGGAATCCTGCTGGGCGGAGCGGCGGGAATAATGACAGTGTATCGCATCGCAATGATGAATCAAAACGACGCGGCAGAGCAGGACGCCGCGCAAAAAAATAAAAGCGACTCAATTAACGACGATCAACAGGAAAAATAA
- the atpD gene encoding F0F1 ATP synthase subunit beta gives MNKGKIVQVMGPVVDISFEGGKLPELYNAIRIKRPNRGKDESEFITLEVAQHLGNDCVRTVSMHATDGLVRGEEAEDTGAPISVPVGEKVLGRILNVIGEPVDQKEPVGAETHWSIHRDAPPFEDQDTSMEMFETGIKVIDLLEPYLKGGKTGLFGGAGVGKTVLIMELIRNIGAEHGGYSVFAGVGERTREGNDLYHEMIDSKVIDKTALIYGQMTEPPGARMRVGLTGLTIAEYFRDVGGKDVLLFIDNIFRFSQAGSEVSALLGRIPSAVGYQPTLATEMGNLQERITSTKKGSITSVQAVYVPADDLTDPAPATTFAHLDATTVLSRRISELGIYPAVDPLDSTSRILDPEILGDDHYNTARGVQRVLQRYKDLQDIIAILGMEELSEEDKLVVARARKMQKFLSQPFFVAEVFTGSPGKYVKVKDTIESFKEILEGRADQFSEQAFYMVAGIDEVHAKQKELDKKSAK, from the coding sequence ATGAATAAAGGGAAAATAGTTCAAGTTATGGGCCCCGTTGTGGATATCAGCTTCGAGGGCGGCAAACTCCCGGAACTTTACAATGCGATCCGAATCAAACGCCCCAACCGCGGTAAAGATGAAAGCGAATTCATCACCCTTGAAGTTGCCCAGCATCTGGGTAACGACTGCGTGCGAACGGTTTCCATGCACGCCACCGACGGTCTGGTTCGCGGCGAAGAAGCGGAAGACACAGGCGCGCCGATTTCAGTTCCCGTTGGAGAAAAAGTTCTGGGCCGTATCCTCAACGTCATCGGCGAACCGGTGGATCAAAAAGAACCGGTGGGCGCTGAAACGCATTGGAGCATCCATCGCGACGCGCCTCCTTTCGAAGATCAGGACACCAGCATGGAAATGTTCGAAACCGGCATCAAGGTTATCGACTTGCTGGAACCTTACCTGAAAGGCGGCAAGACCGGCCTATTCGGCGGCGCGGGCGTAGGCAAAACCGTACTCATCATGGAATTGATCCGAAACATCGGCGCAGAGCATGGCGGTTATTCCGTATTTGCCGGCGTCGGCGAGCGAACCCGCGAGGGTAACGACTTGTATCACGAGATGATCGATTCTAAAGTAATCGACAAAACGGCTCTGATCTACGGTCAGATGACGGAACCTCCCGGAGCGCGTATGCGCGTCGGCTTGACCGGTCTGACCATTGCTGAATACTTCCGCGACGTTGGCGGAAAAGACGTTTTGTTGTTTATCGACAATATTTTCCGTTTCTCGCAGGCCGGCTCTGAAGTATCGGCTCTGCTCGGTCGTATCCCCTCTGCGGTTGGTTACCAACCGACATTGGCGACTGAAATGGGCAACCTGCAGGAGCGGATCACTTCTACCAAAAAAGGTTCCATCACTTCCGTTCAGGCGGTATACGTTCCCGCCGACGACTTGACGGATCCTGCGCCTGCGACGACCTTCGCGCATCTCGATGCGACGACGGTTCTTTCGCGCCGAATTTCTGAATTGGGCATTTACCCGGCGGTGGATCCTCTCGACTCCACCTCCCGAATTCTCGACCCTGAAATTCTCGGCGACGATCATTACAACACGGCTCGCGGCGTTCAGCGCGTTTTACAGCGTTACAAGGATTTGCAGGACATCATCGCGATTCTCGGTATGGAAGAATTGTCCGAGGAGGACAAACTGGTGGTGGCTCGCGCAAGAAAAATGCAGAAATTCCTGTCCCAGCCCTTCTTTGTCGCCGAGGTCTTCACCGGATCGCCGGGCAAATACGTCAAGGTCAAGGACACCATCGAGAGTTTCAAGGAAATCCTCGAAGGTCGGGCCGATCAATTTTCCGAGCAGGCATTTTACATGGTGGCGGGTATTGACGAAGTGCACGCCAAACAAAAAGAACTCGATAAGAAATCTGCCAAATAA
- a CDS encoding DUF423 domain-containing protein: MRWISLGALFGGLSVLLGAFGAHSLKAIVTAQKLGAFQTGTQYLGYHALALILLGIVSVQWGAPDNQPLKKSGYFFVAGILMFSGSLYGLTFDGPRFLGPITPLGGLSLMIGWFTFAWTVFKKSKSQSI, translated from the coding sequence ATGCGATGGATTTCTTTAGGCGCCCTGTTCGGGGGCTTGAGCGTTTTGCTGGGCGCCTTCGGGGCGCATTCTCTGAAGGCGATCGTCACCGCCCAGAAACTCGGCGCATTCCAAACGGGAACCCAATACCTGGGTTATCACGCCCTCGCTTTGATACTTCTGGGAATCGTCAGCGTTCAATGGGGCGCTCCTGACAACCAGCCTCTAAAAAAATCCGGTTATTTCTTCGTCGCCGGAATCCTCATGTTCAGCGGCAGTCTGTACGGACTCACCTTCGACGGGCCGCGCTTTCTCGGGCCAATCACGCCGCTCGGCGGACTCTCTCTCATGATCGGCTGGTTCACCTTCGCCTGGACCGTCTTCAAAAAATCTAAATCTCAGTCAATCTGA
- the atpF gene encoding F0F1 ATP synthase subunit B yields MPQFEQVGVFSSLIFWSLLSFGLLLVLLKKFAFPPILQALEDREKKISTDISEAEKLREEGRQLKLTLEEELKKAHEKASTIVQLAYDESKKLQEKSLQETQAKVKHMQQETEREIQAMRQKLFSEIRDYAAELTIASTEKFLKKNLTDEASKKLVNESIDEVIRSMDQRKN; encoded by the coding sequence ATGCCTCAATTTGAGCAAGTGGGAGTGTTCAGTTCCCTCATTTTCTGGTCCCTGCTGTCGTTTGGGCTTCTGCTGGTTCTTCTCAAGAAGTTTGCCTTCCCGCCCATTCTTCAAGCGCTGGAAGACCGGGAAAAGAAAATCAGCACGGATATTTCCGAAGCGGAAAAACTTCGCGAAGAAGGCCGTCAACTGAAACTCACGTTGGAAGAGGAACTGAAAAAGGCCCACGAAAAAGCCAGCACCATCGTTCAATTGGCTTACGACGAGAGCAAGAAACTTCAGGAAAAATCGCTTCAGGAAACGCAGGCGAAAGTCAAACACATGCAACAGGAAACCGAGCGCGAGATTCAAGCCATGCGCCAGAAACTGTTCAGTGAAATTCGCGATTACGCCGCCGAATTGACCATCGCCTCCACCGAAAAATTTCTGAAAAAGAACCTGACGGACGAAGCCAGCAAGAAACTGGTCAACGAATCGATTGACGAAGTCATCCGTTCAATGGACCAACGCAAAAATTAA
- the atpG gene encoding ATP synthase F1 subunit gamma, translating to MPNLKDIRRRIKSVKNTQQITKAMKLVSASKLRKAQEAILGSRPYAIKLMEAISHLATRCNYDLHPFLSHREDNKTLYLVITADKGLCGGFNGNIIRKTNQEIQAHANRESQLILAGKKGNDFFKTKDIPILKDYIGWTREFNYALASKIADDLAEEFANKSVDRVYVVYNEFKSVIQQDVVIEQLLPVVPEYEVKEDEHQVDYEYEPDAEEMLDSLLQRYMRTQVFRAFLESAAGEHGARMTAMDSASRNAGEMIGSLTLQYNQARQAYITKELIEIVNGAEALKA from the coding sequence ATGCCTAATCTAAAAGATATTCGAAGGCGCATTAAAAGCGTCAAAAATACCCAGCAGATCACCAAGGCAATGAAGCTGGTGTCCGCTTCCAAATTGCGCAAGGCTCAGGAAGCGATCCTCGGTTCGCGGCCTTATGCGATCAAACTCATGGAGGCGATCAGCCATCTGGCGACGCGGTGTAATTACGATTTGCACCCCTTTCTGAGCCACCGCGAGGACAACAAGACTTTGTATCTGGTTATCACCGCCGACAAGGGTCTTTGCGGCGGTTTCAACGGAAACATCATCCGCAAGACCAATCAGGAAATTCAGGCGCACGCAAATCGCGAATCGCAATTGATCCTCGCCGGTAAAAAGGGCAATGATTTTTTCAAGACCAAAGATATTCCGATTTTGAAAGATTATATCGGCTGGACGCGCGAGTTCAATTACGCTCTCGCTTCTAAAATTGCGGACGATCTGGCGGAAGAATTCGCCAACAAGTCTGTCGACCGGGTTTATGTGGTCTACAACGAATTCAAATCGGTCATTCAGCAAGACGTCGTTATCGAACAACTGCTTCCCGTTGTTCCTGAGTATGAAGTCAAGGAAGATGAACATCAGGTCGACTACGAATACGAGCCTGACGCGGAAGAGATGCTGGATTCGCTCCTGCAACGTTATATGAGAACACAGGTGTTTCGCGCCTTTCTCGAATCGGCGGCTGGCGAACACGGCGCGCGCATGACAGCGATGGACAGCGCCTCTCGAAATGCAGGCGAAATGATCGGAAGCCTGACCTTGCAATACAATCAGGCGAGACAGGCTTATATCACCAAGGAATTGATAGAAATCGTAAACGGGGCTGAAGCGCTCAAGGCCTGA